Proteins encoded together in one Yersinia mollaretii ATCC 43969 window:
- the rne gene encoding ribonuclease E, which translates to MKRMLINATQQEELRVALVDGQRLYDLDIESPGHEQKKANIYKGKITRIEPSLEAAFVDYGAERHGFLPLKEISREYFPSNYSSHGRPNIKDVLREGQEVIVQVDKEERGNKGAALTTFISLAGSYLVLMPNNPRAGGISRRIEGDDRTELKEALSSLQLPDGMGLIVRTAGVGKSADALQWDLSFRLKHWDAIKKAAEGRPAPFLIHQESNVIVRAFRDYLRPDIGEILIDNPKVLELAKEHIAALGRPDFSSKIKLYSGEIPLFSHYQIESQIESAFQREVRLPSGGSIVIDTTEALTAIDINSARATRGGDIEETAFNTNLEAADEIARQLRLRDLGGLIVIDFIDMTPVRHQREVENRLRDAVRQDRARIQIGRISRFGLLEMSRQRLSPSLGESSHHVCPRCSGTGTVRDNESLSLSILRLIEEEALKENTHEVHAIVPVQIASYLLNEKRESVNAIEKRQGGVRAVIVPNDQMQTPHYSVLRVRKGEEVPSLSYLLPQLHEAEMAQPQEEATIERKRPEQPALATFSLPTEVPPESTPAPVSAKPAAAPQTAASTTAEQPGLFSRLLTGLKGIFSSSPEAEVKPVEVEKTETSENRRNDRRNPRRQNNGRKDRGDRTPREGRDNASRDNNGRDNANRDNNRDNSARDNNGRDNANREGREDQRRNNKRPAQQTAVAPTSTDIVEADKEQREEQPQRRGDRQRRRQDDKRQAPQDVKANVDVPVVSVEEAQPEQEERQQVMQRRQRRQLNQKVRIQSANDELNTQESTSQVAPASEPIATFAAPAVQEEVKLLPQATAQADDEATNDRNANNENGMPRRSRRSPRHLRVSGQRRRRYRDERYPTQSAMPLAGAFASPEMASGKVWVRYPVAQPFEQAAFVENPVEEQLPVEVAAVEVAVAEVLVVEAPVNVPAAIIAAPVVVAAVTETIAPTPAPQHKPGGSSSSVATVPGRAPVVVPEVIAEPVAEVIEAAPVVEEAIVPEAVVEDTQVEINQAEETLVAETAVEEVAIVEEPVVEETIVAETVVAEATVEETNETEANVITAAEAVHVTEPVTDDTPVAAVQQQPAAALPEGVLFKHYASAPMTKAPAPDYAPESQTQGHWDRPAFDFAGKGSAGAHAAATQATAPATKPRPVE; encoded by the coding sequence ATGAAAAGAATGTTGATTAACGCAACTCAGCAAGAAGAGTTGCGTGTTGCCCTTGTAGATGGACAGCGGCTGTATGATTTGGATATTGAAAGTCCAGGCCATGAACAGAAAAAAGCGAATATTTACAAAGGTAAAATCACCCGAATCGAACCCAGTCTGGAAGCCGCCTTTGTTGATTACGGCGCTGAACGGCATGGTTTCCTCCCACTAAAAGAAATTTCTCGCGAATATTTCCCTAGTAATTACTCTTCCCATGGCCGCCCGAACATCAAAGATGTGCTGCGCGAAGGCCAAGAAGTTATTGTTCAGGTTGATAAAGAAGAGCGTGGTAATAAAGGTGCCGCGCTCACGACGTTCATCAGCCTGGCTGGCAGCTATTTGGTTCTGATGCCAAACAACCCACGAGCCGGTGGTATTTCTCGCCGTATCGAAGGTGATGACCGCACTGAATTGAAAGAAGCCCTATCCTCTCTGCAATTGCCTGATGGCATGGGTCTGATTGTCCGTACTGCGGGTGTTGGTAAATCTGCTGACGCGCTGCAATGGGACTTGTCATTCCGCCTGAAGCACTGGGATGCGATTAAAAAAGCGGCGGAGGGTCGCCCTGCACCGTTCCTGATCCATCAGGAAAGTAACGTGATTGTCCGTGCTTTCCGTGATTACCTGCGCCCAGACATCGGCGAAATTCTGATCGACAACCCGAAAGTTCTCGAGTTGGCGAAAGAGCATATCGCCGCGTTAGGTCGCCCGGATTTCAGTAGCAAAATTAAACTCTATAGCGGTGAAATCCCACTGTTCAGCCACTACCAGATTGAGTCGCAGATCGAATCTGCATTCCAGCGCGAAGTGCGTCTGCCATCGGGTGGTTCTATCGTTATCGACACCACCGAAGCCCTGACCGCGATTGATATCAACTCCGCACGCGCAACTCGTGGTGGTGATATCGAAGAGACGGCCTTCAATACTAACCTTGAAGCTGCGGATGAAATTGCCCGTCAGTTACGTTTACGTGACTTGGGTGGACTTATTGTCATCGACTTCATCGATATGACCCCAGTGCGTCATCAACGTGAAGTGGAAAACCGTTTACGCGACGCTGTCCGTCAAGACCGTGCCCGTATCCAGATTGGCCGCATCTCCCGCTTTGGTTTGTTGGAGATGTCCCGTCAGCGCCTCAGTCCATCACTGGGTGAGTCAAGTCACCACGTTTGCCCACGCTGTAGCGGCACCGGTACAGTGCGTGATAACGAATCCCTGTCGCTCTCTATTCTGCGTTTGATTGAAGAAGAAGCGCTGAAAGAAAATACCCATGAAGTTCACGCTATTGTGCCGGTACAGATCGCTTCGTACCTGCTCAACGAAAAACGTGAATCAGTGAACGCCATTGAGAAACGTCAAGGCGGCGTGCGTGCCGTGATCGTGCCAAACGATCAGATGCAAACACCACACTACTCTGTCCTTCGGGTACGTAAAGGCGAGGAAGTTCCTTCCCTTAGCTACCTGTTGCCACAACTGCACGAAGCAGAAATGGCACAACCGCAGGAAGAGGCCACCATTGAGCGTAAGCGCCCAGAGCAACCTGCGCTGGCGACATTCTCTTTACCGACTGAAGTACCGCCGGAGTCAACACCTGCGCCCGTCAGTGCTAAACCTGCTGCGGCACCACAGACTGCGGCTTCTACCACCGCTGAGCAACCTGGCTTATTTAGCCGCCTGCTCACTGGGCTGAAAGGCATCTTCAGTTCATCACCTGAAGCCGAAGTTAAACCGGTTGAAGTTGAGAAAACCGAAACTAGCGAAAATCGTCGTAATGATCGCCGTAATCCGCGCCGCCAAAACAATGGCCGCAAAGATCGTGGTGACCGCACACCACGCGAAGGTCGTGATAACGCGAGCCGTGACAATAATGGCCGTGATAACGCCAACCGCGATAATAATCGTGACAACAGTGCTCGTGACAATAATGGTCGCGACAATGCCAATCGTGAAGGTCGTGAAGATCAACGCCGTAATAATAAGCGTCCAGCTCAACAAACTGCTGTAGCACCGACATCAACTGATATTGTTGAAGCCGATAAAGAGCAGCGTGAAGAGCAGCCGCAACGCCGTGGTGATCGCCAGCGCCGTCGTCAGGATGACAAACGCCAGGCACCGCAGGATGTTAAAGCTAACGTTGATGTTCCTGTCGTCAGTGTCGAAGAAGCACAACCTGAGCAAGAAGAGCGTCAACAGGTTATGCAACGTCGTCAACGTCGCCAATTGAATCAGAAAGTCCGTATTCAATCAGCGAACGATGAACTGAATACACAGGAAAGCACTTCTCAGGTTGCCCCGGCCAGTGAGCCAATAGCGACTTTTGCTGCACCAGCCGTGCAGGAAGAGGTGAAGTTACTGCCACAGGCAACGGCTCAGGCAGATGATGAAGCGACTAATGATCGCAATGCCAACAATGAAAATGGCATGCCGCGTCGTTCACGCCGCTCACCTCGTCACCTGCGTGTCAGTGGTCAACGCCGTCGTCGCTATCGTGATGAGCGCTATCCGACTCAATCTGCTATGCCTTTGGCGGGTGCTTTCGCCTCACCAGAAATGGCATCGGGTAAAGTTTGGGTTCGTTATCCAGTCGCTCAACCGTTTGAACAAGCTGCCTTTGTTGAGAATCCGGTTGAAGAGCAACTGCCAGTCGAGGTTGCCGCAGTAGAAGTTGCGGTAGCCGAGGTGCTAGTCGTCGAAGCACCGGTAAATGTTCCTGCAGCCATCATCGCAGCACCAGTGGTTGTCGCAGCTGTGACTGAAACTATTGCTCCAACGCCAGCGCCGCAGCATAAGCCCGGAGGTTCTTCATCTTCAGTTGCCACCGTTCCTGGTCGTGCACCTGTTGTTGTGCCTGAAGTTATCGCTGAGCCAGTAGCAGAAGTGATTGAAGCCGCCCCTGTCGTTGAAGAGGCTATCGTGCCTGAAGCTGTGGTTGAAGATACTCAGGTTGAAATAAACCAAGCTGAAGAAACACTTGTTGCTGAAACGGCCGTTGAAGAAGTCGCCATCGTTGAAGAACCTGTCGTTGAAGAGACCATTGTCGCTGAAACAGTCGTTGCTGAAGCGACGGTTGAAGAGACGAACGAGACTGAAGCTAACGTTATAACTGCCGCTGAAGCAGTGCATGTGACTGAACCTGTCACCGATGACACGCCAGTTGCAGCAGTACAGCAACAGCCCGCTGCCGCGCTCCCTGAAGGCGTGTTATTCAAACACTACGCTTCTGCACCGATGACCAAAGCACCGGCACCGGATTATGCGCCAGAGTCGCAAACCCAAGGTCATTGGGATCGCCCAGCCTTTGATTTTGCTGGTAAAGGCTCTGCGGGTGCACACGCTGCTGCCACTCAGGCAACGGCACCTGCGACAAAGCCACGTCCTGTCGAATAA
- a CDS encoding putative quinol monooxygenase — translation MEVRVIASLVAKPEFVNEVKEAVHQIIEPSREEKGNLQYDLHAENDQKGSFVFFERWASDEALDKHNKSQHFRDFVKSIDGKLESIEIKKLKQIA, via the coding sequence ATGGAAGTCCGAGTCATTGCCAGTTTAGTGGCCAAGCCTGAATTTGTGAATGAAGTCAAAGAGGCGGTTCATCAGATTATAGAACCGAGTCGTGAGGAGAAGGGGAATCTGCAATATGATCTCCACGCTGAAAACGACCAAAAGGGTTCTTTTGTATTTTTCGAGCGCTGGGCGTCTGATGAAGCACTGGACAAACATAATAAATCGCAACATTTCCGCGATTTTGTCAAATCAATAGATGGCAAGCTAGAAAGCATTGAAATTAAGAAATTGAAACAGATAGCCTAA